The Quercus lobata isolate SW786 chromosome 4, ValleyOak3.0 Primary Assembly, whole genome shotgun sequence genome segment CTTCAGATCCTTGGTAGAGCCGACGATTGGATGGCTGTAAATGGCTACTTTGATGGTGTTGACTCCGAAGAAGGTGTTGGTGGGGATATGTTGGGATTTTCTTTGTACCATTCGTCCAAATACTGTGTTAGATCCATTTCTTCCTGACTCTCCCTTTCCCGATCTGCTCAAAAccttggtggtggtggatggtCATGGAAGGTGGTGTTGTTGTCGCTAACCTCTGCTGCTGCTGCTGGTGGCGGCGGCAGTGGGATGTACTggctatatatttattttaggtaattaaaataagaataagcatttattttggatttgcttAAATATGTGGTCACGTGTTAGGTTTTTATTTGTGGAACACAAAGTGGTATAGGGAGTGTGGTATAGAAGATGTTGATTCCCTCGTTTGTCCAAAAAGTTATCATCATTGTTGCTATAGAGAGGATAAGGGTGGAAAGGCCTACTATCATCTTTTTGGGTAAGGATATAAGGAAATCTTCCTCTACATAACGTGATGTGAGGATGCAAAGAAACATCAACAATGAGGTTGAAGTAGAAAGCAGAGATAGAGCATCAGATATTATAAAGACCATAAAAACCTTCTCATTTAAGAAGGTTGGCATGCTTGAATCTTGTTTGTTGCCACCTGGAACAGTAATTGCTGTTGTAAACATAATGGTAACAATCAGAGCAGCTACCACTGTACAAGAAGATGTTGTCCCCTTCATccatttttctccttctttaACCAACTCTTTATGGCTTTCTGTAAACAATTCTCGAGGTCTTTTACCATTTGTGTTTGTACCTTCTAAAATGGAAGGATGGACAATGCTCTCCACCTCCTGtgtttattaaacaaaacctcatAAAGACTATTACttaagatataaaaaaataaatatatattaaatactTTGTAACTTTGcatctttttccattttttaagaATGATTCTAtcaattataaatgaaaattttataggaTTAAAAAGTGAGGAAGATTGAATGCCTGAAAGTTAGCATGTTAAGTTTTGTGTATAGTATAAGGGTTACTTTTATATGGCTTTTGATTTTCACACACGCTATTtcacatcttttatttttaaaattttttacattcactttTATATGTTAAAATGTGGACATTTTTACATCAATTATGGATATACCTAGAAAATAGTGGATGTGAATGAGTGTGAAAGAatacttttctcttttatacaAAAATACCTAGATATGCaagtatatataaatagaacATTGTAATGTAAGGATAATAAAGTGTAGTGATACTCTGAATCGTGACAGTTACGACTTGGCCTTAGGCTCCTAGGCCTATTTGGCCTAGTATctaggaatttttattttttattttaactttttggagagagagaggcctAGTATATAGGATAAACTATACTAATATGGCACTCTATTGTAATTCATAGGTGAAATTACATAAAAAGGACTAGAGTTTTATCTATTGTAATTCATAGGTGAAATTACATAAAAAGGACTAGagtttacacacttttttagaTTAGGTcccaagtttttaattttgttaattaaagtCATAAACTTGTGAAATCATTTAAATTTGATGCTGGTATTCATGTACTTTATTCATATATGTTATTTTGGACACTAATAgagtactaaaaaaaaaggaagccatttataaaatttgtattttactaAGGAATCAATTTTGATGTTTTgaatcattttctctctctctctctctacatagTTTTCTCTCCAAGCTTTCTATTTATCAATAATTGCAAAATTGACTTATGAACAAATCTTATGCAAAATGTAGAGTTTAATCacttgttttatgttttaatctGTTATGTTGTTGTCCAAGATAATAGAGACGGacaaaaactttaaataatttttttttttttttttataaatttaagacCTAATAATATGAAATATGGTATAAATTGTACACCTTTTTATATAACTTCATCTAATTTATATTAGTTGATTCTATTAAATAGATTATATCTTTTGAACTTAATGGAGTGGACCTCTTGTTAATTACTTGTTATGCactttaataaattttgttttatcatttttatgataaattCACAATTGAATTAATGAAAACACATAATATCTCCCTGCTTGCAAAATATCAAATTGAtaaaagattaataactatcttatttataaaatgttcaaatttttaaaaattatatagaaaaCAAGAGTTAATatatcaaatcaataaaaacattGTTATAGATagtttaaatattataaaatataaccACTTATtaaattctatacattaaattatactattattttaattatctttaatgactttttttttttaataggaattaGAATATGAAACCACCCAACCTTTTACTCtatttcatttcaattccaTTTTGTATTTGTTAGTTTatgattccccccccccccctccccctcctttttttaattatcttatttccattcattttctttatcttATTGGTGGGATATTGAAGTCGTAGTTATCCTCGAATATTCTGACATTTACGTGGATCCTTAGTCTCCTATTCACTTACGCATTCTCACATTGTAGTTAAGAATTGAGTTTCCAAAGAGTGTCAGATAATTAATCATAAGAGAACTGAAAACAACTCAtcattgaaattatattaaaaatatataaataaataaagtgaggGATATATATTTTGCCTTATACCATTGTACTTCTCTTTGCATAAGAAAAGCTACTCCTGGAACCGTATTAAGTCTAGCGGAAGGTTCTAACATCGCTGCGAAGTGTAATATGTTATTTTTATCGCGATCTACCATAGTAAATGATAGGTTCATTGCAGGAGATCTGCATAGAACGGCAACCATAAATATGTGTTGATCCTTGGATTTTTCGATACACCACACAAGGCCAGGACATGCTTTCAGTATATCGGTAACAAACTCAACTCTTCCTTGCTTGACAGCTTCGATCATGGCTTCAATAACCTTACCATTTCTTAGTTGTCAAAAATTCAAACCCGGTAATACTTCGCACATGTGAAGTAAAAGTTTTTTGGATTGGTGGTGAAGAAGCTTCAATTCATATATTTGATCGATTTCTAAgtcaataatcaaaacaatgttTAGTCAActaaatgagagaaaaaaaaaaaaaatgaagaaaaaagaagttgacCACAATGATCAATGagtaaaatatgaaattaattgACTAAATGTATCATACCCAGAAATTTAACGAGATTCCAAATAGATCCTTGAGctataaagtaaaaaaagaaaaaaaaaatcatatacgCTTACTtaaaaagaatagagaacagTTAGTTAGGGTTGTTGTTAGTAGGTTTCGCATTGCTACCAAGTTTAGTTTTGCTGATGCAGTTATGAAACCCTAGAAAAGCCTTGTCATCATGGCCAAAAAACAGATCTGTACATTCAGAATCTTCATACATCAATAGATTGAGAGGTGTCGAGGTATGTATTGcaattcattaaagcttgataaATTAGAGGTGTCAAGCTAGGTATTAAGACAACCTGTTTTAGCTTTTCTTGTATTGTTTCTTAAGTAATTTTCATATCTTCAATAATACCACTTGTTATACTTCTTCAAAGTACTTCACATTGTTCTTAAAATGACTTAGAACTatataattacaaataaagtgcgttttgtcataTGATATGTCAATTcataaaatatgaccctaacaatttttgtattttttttttccttttaagaatgcaaaaaaaaataaaataaaataaaataaaataaaattgattaatgttgaaaatactacaaattttattgcatggGTCTTACAAATTATTGTACTACCAATTATAAGAActaatttatatattcatttattatttttgtgaagTGCTACCGATTACATTCTTTTCCACATCATTCtgtaatatttttgtaataaaggTTGTAGTAGTTTtagcatccaaaaaaaagattaatagaAATCTAACAAACCACCATTAAgtaattgaaaaatgctaaaactgctaaaaaatttactaaaaaatacTTACAAAATGATGTGGCTAAAATAGACTGGTAGTTTGGTACGActtaaacaacataataaataaatggttgaaacaatttttatttatttattggtgatGCTTTAGTCTGTAATGCCTATGCGACAAAATTTGTTATATCCCTAACATCGTTCCAATGAATTAATTATATAGAAAAGTAagaataattcatttaaatgaaaagaaaatgataatgcATAACATTGACTAAATTAATggataatatattttattgaagtGATATTTAAATATACAAAGGCCTCAAATTGTATATTTAAATATCacttcaataaaatttattcaCCATTAATTTAGTTAATGTTATTAGTTATAACATTAACTAAAGTTTTCGTCTAAGGTCTCAAATTGTATTCAACTGGACTTGCTAATTAGCTACAAATAACTTCAATCCCACAAGTTCTCAACCACAattacaaacacaaaatttatttCTATCCCACATTTCAAATCTTATTTATATCAAGCTTGATAGCTCTAACTATGTGCTTTGGAAGTATCAAATAATACCTTCCATTCTTTGATCATACTCCTTACTCGATTTTATTTATGGTACATAGCTAAATCCTGAAAAGTATCTCCTAGATAAGAGTGGTACAACTCTAAAAGGCGAAAATCCACTCTATCAACAAAGGAAGGTAGGAGATCAAGCACTTCAAACTCTAATCAATGTTACTCTTTCACCCTTAGCATTGTCTCTAGTAGTGGAACAATGGTTTTGAAACCTGGACCATTTAATGAACCGAGAAATGGAGatgttcaagatttttgaggtcAGGCCGAGGTTCAACCGAGGTCAAACCATGAtgtatcatttaattttttaatatatttgatacttaaattggtttatatttattaatttttcattcctaaCTAACAAGATGTGCGTAACCCAATGGTTTGCATACTAGACATGTTATTTCAATTGCTGAGAGCAAGTTCAAGTCCTACTAGCAGcatattttcatcaatttttaccaaaataatGACATGGATGAACCAGGTTCGTATAAAATCGGTTCAAGTACTAGTTCCTGTTAACCCGGTTAGACCGGCCGATCCGGTTCGGGTTCAAAAACAATGAGTGGAACAAGACATTACACAAGGTGTTAAAAGGTTCTTGAACGATGATAGTGTTTATACCTAGGGGTGGTAAAATCCGACATGACCCACGAACCCGACATGACTAACCTGTTTATAAACAGGTCATGGGTTGAGGCTAAACAGGTACAGGTCATATTCAAGTTGATACTGCTgacctgtttattaaacaagtcatGTTCATGTTTAACATGTTTAACCCGTTTGACCCGATTAGCTTATAAAGgtaattttaccattttacccTTATAACCTAGGTATATAACCTTATCTATCATCTCTTCTCTTGAGTCAGAACCTAACCTCATGCCTCTCTCAGTCTTGTGTCTCTTCATTTTCATCGTCAGTCTTTACTCTTTATCTctgactcttcttcttctcctcaaaACTCCAACCGATCCTCTTTACACTTCTACAGATACAGATTCTTCAATTATAGATACATTGAATCTacaatataaaatcaaaaccctagccTTCCCATGTCTCTCAATCCTTTACTCTCTCTTCCCCTCAAATCCCTAGCTTACCCTTTTAGTTTCTCTTCCCCTCAAAACCGTGTCTGCCCTCTTTGCTCTCTGTTCCCCTTCACGACCTCATAGCTTCACCAGTTCTCTTTCTTCAGCTTTCAACCACTGAATCCACTAGCAAGGtatatatgttatatatttttgttttgttttcttactaatgaaattttcaataattgTAGATCTTTTTTATTGCGTCAATCATTATCATGTTGATTGTTTAGTGCTAATAGTagacttgttttttttttcattgattttaatAATTGGGTCATGCTCTAtgatttcttttcaagtttCATTGTATCTAgcatcttaaaataaaataattgtagatccattcctttattttgttaattactATCATGTtgattattttctcttttttaaaataaaagatagaaattttattacaaattttattacattaagTATAATAATCAGTACATAAGAACCATATATTGCAGAAAAcaaacaagataataaataatacaTATGAACTAGATATAGGGGAAATCAGACCTATTTCTACAGGAAAAAAACATTGCAGAAAAACTGTTCAGAAAACTGATaccgcaaaaaaaaaaaaaaaaaaaaaaaaaaaaaaaaaaaaaaaaaaaaaaaaaaaaaaaaaaaaaaaaacaaaaaaaaaaaaaaaaacagagcagAAAAACAGATTGCAGAAAAATCCAattgttttttgtgttaatCACCATAGTGCTGATTTTTAGTACTAATGGGAGATCTGTTtactgataaaaataaataatgaaaaaaaaaaaagataaaaagaagtaGATCTGTttatctttttctaaaaaataaaataaaataaaataatcagtCTTGCTCTCTAATTTCTTTTCTAGTATTTTCTGTTTCAatcatcttaaaataaaataattgaagatcaatttgtattttgtgttAATCACTGTAATGTTGATTGTTTAGTACTAATAGACATAGtagatttgtttgtttgttttgttgattttaaatttatttgtcgttctttatgatttcttttcaagtttatttgtttttgtcatCTTAGAATTACTAAATTTctaatcaataatttttctttaaattggcCTAGATGGAAAGTGATGAGATGATACCTATTGAAATTGAGTATGAAGGAGAAGACATTGACTTAGAAGATGAACTTGATGAAGCGGTTGAACTTCCTCCATCAAAGAAGGCTAAGACTAAGTGTAAGAATAAGACAAataacaaagacaacaaaaggAGGAGGACTTCATATGTTTGGAGTTTCTTTGAGTTGCTTCCtacaaaagatgaagaaaagccTACATGTAAATGCAAGAAGTGTGGAAAGGAATATATTGCTGTCGGAGCAAATAGTACTGGAAATTTGAAGCGCCATTTGGAGGTATGTCCAAGAAAAGACACAAGGGATGTTGGCCAGTTTATACTTGGCCAAAATGCAATGTTTGTAAGTTCACCTAAATTTGAtcctgataggccaaaaacgtattgaccccttgtgatgaattaattgattaattagccaagtttactTATTAATCAAATTATCATGCAaatgtgtggtagcacaaacaaatcaccaattaaactaagtatgcagtggaaaataaaatttgacatgggtgatttgtttatgaatggggaaaaccaccgaggcaaaaccccgccgagtgattttaagatcaccactcttGAAATTCCACTAtcatcacaacaagcggttacaagtaaaggaatctcaataccttataccaacctgtagctgaactcttaccccaatacccaattggacttgttctatagtgataATTTcaccttttgatgcacggctcccagtacgtgactaactaattgtgcggatcccaatacgtgacttcaatcaccaactagagaaggttgttggctgcaaaattcttcagttcatcccaacgatgaagatcaagaagatgcttggttacaaaaccctatggtgcacaaacacaacaacttcttcacaagaaagatgaattagggaaaattatgtctccggtcacaatttccttgaacaaactttgctcaacacttgtgcaacttgtgaacactttgacggcccttaaaataatccttatatatatctagggttatgagaaaagaaagtctaaacacataatcgcggattagagtcaaaacggaattgaaattctatttttcataaaccttgacagataccctatctatcgagctgctgtcgagccacagggctgaacagctctttaagctcgatagatggctagatgtcgagctttaatgacagacacttttcagcttgaattttggacagacttgcatgtcttcaataattgatcttgaaacaaagtttcttgaagtattaaacacatcctagatctacccaaatacaagtaaagtgagttttgtcaaaagattagccaattacataaaatagtgacatatgttcttaacaagtgaatcacatatgtcctaacagatcCTGCAAAATTTAGGGAGTTGTTATGTGCTGCTATTATAATGCATGAATTACCTTTCCAGTTTGTTGAGTATGTTGGTATACGGGAAATTTTTTCTTACTTGTGTGTTGATGTCCCTAGTATCTCTAGAAATACAGCTAAGAATGATTTAGTTAAAATGtataagagggaaaaagaaaggatGAAATCTGTGTTGACATCTGCTCTTGGTAGAGTTTGTTTGATATCTAATTTGTGGACTTCTATAGCTATTGATGGTTATAAGTGTGTTATAGCTCATTTTATTGATGCTAATTGGGTCTTATAGAAAAGAGTGTTGAACTTTTGTCATATGCCACCACTACATAATGGTGTGTCTTTGTTTGAAAAGGTCTATAAATTGCTATCTATGTGGGGTATTGAGAATAAGATTTTTTGTGTGACGTTGGACAATGCTTCTT includes the following:
- the LOC115985856 gene encoding uncharacterized protein LOC115985856, which codes for MIEAVKQGRVEFVTDILKACPGLVWCIEKSKDQHIFMVAVLCRSPAMNLSFTMVDRDKNNILHFAAMLEPSARLNTVPGVAFLMQREVQWYKEVESIVHPSILEGTNTNGKRPRELFTESHKELVKEGEKWMKGTTSSCTVVAALIVTIMFTTAITVPGGNKQDSSMPTFLNEKVFMVFIISDALSLLSTSTSLLMFLCILTSRYVEEDFLISLPKKMIVGLSTLILSIATMMITFWTNEGINIFYTTLPIPLCVPQIKT